The genomic interval GTCGTGCTCAAGCCATAAGCGGTACCTGCCCCAACGTTTTACTCCTCCTGGCCATGTTCCGCCAAATGTGCCTCGCCAAAAACCGAGGTCATCTATGCACTGAAGATTATCCCGCTTTAACCACCATATACCTTCGGGAATGGGACCTTCATTTACCTTATCCTGCCCTTCAGGCGGCTGCAGATCAGCACTTCCGGTGAACGCTTTGAGCGCGTTAACACTGTTAGTGTCGTCAACCTTAAAGGGCACCTCTTTCCCATCCTCATCAAACCACTGCAAAGATGAACCGTTAAAAACAAGGTGCTCTTTTCTTCTCAGGGCAATGGTAAAGGGGTTGCATAACGGTTCAGAATCAACTCCTCCCAGCGCCACCAGTTCAACAGTGTACCCGGCAGTGTCTGAAGGAAGTGTAAGTTGAATTCGGTTTCCATTACGCGTGAGATCTGTTGTAGCCGAGGAGATTTCACCATCCTCACTTTTTTCATATCTAAGCTGCCACTTGATACTCTCTTCAAATTGTTTCATCTTTTCAGTGGGATTACTTATTGAATAGGAATACTCCAATTCCCACTGAGGCAAAGTCTTAATATCATAACGATAGGGCCTGATTTCATCATTTTCAGCCTCAACAGACACCGGCATTCCCGGTTTAGCGGGCAGAGACTGTCCTTTGTCTCCCCCTGAAACGAGTTTAAGCTCTTTTATGGTGAAATCTGTCGCTAAGTTAGGAATGTCAACCTTATACCTGTAAAAGGTAATCCCCCCAACAGTTACACTGTTCTCTGTATCGAGTACCGAACTGTCCCAAGGCTGATCAGAAAGATTTTCTGACGCGGCTTGAAAATGAACATACTCCCTCGAAAGTCCGGCCCACTCTCCGGCTTTAAAAACCTCAGCTACATGAGGCAACATTTCATTTAACTCTTCATCGGTTGGTGTTTGTCGGATAAGAGAAGTATGGCCTGCTAATCCTGCCAGAAAATCGATGTCACTCCATTCAAACTTCCCTAACCTGTTAAACATACATGCCGAGAGCGCTTTACAGGTATCCGGATCAGCGTATCGGTCTGCAGCGGCTGCCCGTACCAGTCCGATCAGGGCGAAAAATTCCGATCTCTGATCGGATGTAAGCCCGCTTTTTTGCATTTCAGATAGCTGGTGCAAAAACAGTATGGGGTGAAACTGGTAGACCTCCAGGCCACCGCGTGCTCTCTCCGCATAACCATCAAAGATACCCTTCTCCTTTAGTTCATCCCAAAAGGAACACCTTTTTATTACATTAAGAGTATCTTCAAGTTGGGGGTTATTTTCCTCTGAATCCTCAGAATCTAACCCTAAGTGTTTTCCAAGCTCCGCATACTTACTGTCACAATAGTGCCATTCACTTGGACTTCTAATAATCAGATGAGAAAGTCGCCTGCTCCACTCCTTTTTCGAGTAGATCTTTTTTATATTAAAATCACCATCACTGTTGGTAATAGCCTCTGTTAACTGCTGAGCAGTTTCTGTTTCTTCTATTGTTCCATCTTCAAGACGAGCGATTGTTTTAAGATGCTCAAAATCGACAAAAGCATCGTGGTTCGCGGGATCCTCAAACATGCACTCATACCCGGCCCATGTAAATGGTGTCTGAGGTTCTATGTCAGTAATGTCGACCATTGTATCGGAATCAAGATAGGCGTATTTTACCTGATCGATAAATGTAAGATCAGGAGAATCGAGCATAACTGTTGTCTCATTCTTTGTTTTTTCACTTTGAGGTTTTTGTGATACTACCCATGGAGTATCCTTTATCAGTCTGGATTTATTGGTACCCTCTTCAATCTCTCCAAGCACCTCTCTTTTTATCCATACCTGTGCCTGCTCTTTTTCCGCGCAGGGTAAAAGAACTATCCTGTTGGGATCAGTCAGTTTTTCTACCAGGTATATTGTATCGCTGTCAGTCACCCAACCATTAAACACGGTGCTTAACTTGTGGATATCGCCAACTGTATACCAGTGATTATCGTCACCATTTAAAAGGTCGCAGAATTTTTTACCCTTATGCACAAGCCAGCAACGTTGTACTGTCCGAACCAGGCCTGTAACCTGGACTCTGAGATACTCCCCGCCGTTGTTATCGTCGATAACAGTGACGTAATCACCCTTGTGGAGTGTAACATTTTTAAGAGTAGCCGGTACAAGATCTCTTCCGGCAGGAATTACATAGCGTCCCTTCTTTGCAAAGAAACGCTCCAGTTTTGGATCATCAAGTATAGAACCGGTTTGGGATATTCTCTCTGGTGAAAAAACTTCCAAATGAAAGAATTTTTTACCATCAACAGATAAATAGTTCGATGGAAAGCCCACAATATCCCCGGCTGAAACAAGTGGTCTTTCTTTAGTGTCAGGAATGTGAAGCGATCCAAGCTTAGACTCATCAAGCTCCTCAGATGGAATCGTTTTTACCTGACCCTCAATTTTTATGTAATAAGGCCCGGGCACTACTGTATTAGGACGTGGCGATTTAAGCTCTGCCCAACCCGGTTTATCTTCTATACGCTCAAAAGAGATCTCTACACCGTTTTCTATAAACGATACCACATTTGCTGCATCCCCGGGAGCATCGGAGTACACTGCTAAACCATAAACACCCTGACAGGCATTCCATTCCTTATCCGTTCTCTGATTTACTGGACCATTGGCGGTAGATTGAATGAAGGATTGACCCTGATCATTTGTTCCTATCTCCCCTGTTCTACGTATGACACCATTTATAATTTCACCAGCCGGAGTAGTATAATTGACCTCCTGATCACCCGCACTATTGGGTTGACCAATCTTTTCCACAATTGACTTATATGGTATTAAATAATGGGTGGCTTCTCTTTTTTCTTTTTTCCAAAGCATCAGTCCGGGCACCGGTCTGTCGCTACCGTTAGCTTCATAGCCCTGAGCGCGCAAAAATGATGGAACAAATTCACCTTCCGGTTTGGGATTAAGATGCATGTAAAGGGAATAGTAATCCAGACTATTACCCAATACCGACCTATACTGATGTTTACACAAGACAAAGCTTGTTGAGAACTCAATTGGCTCACCATCTATAGTAAACTCCTCTTCGATGAACCTGT from Chitinispirillales bacterium ANBcel5 carries:
- a CDS encoding M23 family metallopeptidase; this translates as MEINNNTLTQGFSYPVRVDDGNSCLNAHKCDEVGGSFPLGCRNHTWHGGIHLITDGPVVAVANGEVVAYRFIEEEFTIDGEPIEFSTSFVLCKHQYRSVLGNSLDYYSLYMHLNPKPEGEFVPSFLRAQGYEANGSDRPVPGLMLWKKEKREATHYLIPYKSIVEKIGQPNSAGDQEVNYTTPAGEIINGVIRRTGEIGTNDQGQSFIQSTANGPVNQRTDKEWNACQGVYGLAVYSDAPGDAANVVSFIENGVEISFERIEDKPGWAELKSPRPNTVVPGPYYIKIEGQVKTIPSEELDESKLGSLHIPDTKERPLVSAGDIVGFPSNYLSVDGKKFFHLEVFSPERISQTGSILDDPKLERFFAKKGRYVIPAGRDLVPATLKNVTLHKGDYVTVIDDNNGGEYLRVQVTGLVRTVQRCWLVHKGKKFCDLLNGDDNHWYTVGDIHKLSTVFNGWVTDSDTIYLVEKLTDPNRIVLLPCAEKEQAQVWIKREVLGEIEEGTNKSRLIKDTPWVVSQKPQSEKTKNETTVMLDSPDLTFIDQVKYAYLDSDTMVDITDIEPQTPFTWAGYECMFEDPANHDAFVDFEHLKTIARLEDGTIEETETAQQLTEAITNSDGDFNIKKIYSKKEWSRRLSHLIIRSPSEWHYCDSKYAELGKHLGLDSEDSEENNPQLEDTLNVIKRCSFWDELKEKGIFDGYAERARGGLEVYQFHPILFLHQLSEMQKSGLTSDQRSEFFALIGLVRAAAADRYADPDTCKALSACMFNRLGKFEWSDIDFLAGLAGHTSLIRQTPTDEELNEMLPHVAEVFKAGEWAGLSREYVHFQAASENLSDQPWDSSVLDTENSVTVGGITFYRYKVDIPNLATDFTIKELKLVSGGDKGQSLPAKPGMPVSVEAENDEIRPYRYDIKTLPQWELEYSYSISNPTEKMKQFEESIKWQLRYEKSEDGEISSATTDLTRNGNRIQLTLPSDTAGYTVELVALGGVDSEPLCNPFTIALRRKEHLVFNGSSLQWFDEDGKEVPFKVDDTNSVNALKAFTGSADLQPPEGQDKVNEGPIPEGIWWLKRDNLQCIDDLGFWRGTFGGTWPGGVKRWGRYRLWLEHDPETKNQGRTNLCVLGNESRNTGGNIHIYDSETDFTDMEVFKENFVKRVESGGRLRMRVNYAQPANWRPPIDDPMLCLYSQGGHYKPWHGSFGENIRDNVGNHAGVDLLAKPGKKVYACVESVVARVYTSTSLAGHVVVLKVKDEDTFKELRNTDYKPTYKNEGEVLDINFNYDGPFYLVYMHLSKNDFFKQGEEVGPNDIIGLTGISGRGGANISTRNPHLHLEITNDINTFGFDKRCNPCIYFPIKTEHDLTPEDKSFQNLIKETLWQ